The proteins below come from a single Cryptococcus gattii WM276 chromosome D, complete sequence genomic window:
- a CDS encoding Hypothetical Protein (Similar to TIGR gene model, INSD accession AAW45945.1), producing MPSDAPRRFRFANLASKLNPQSDPQRRSSHSGSLLSPLDPNSPQSGSRENYYGRPSSPTYSDQMSSNNHGQPQEVSCRIDDDLVPPVAPFVPQVDSSLSSRRSSISFLGDKDSLKNRASSLSLNYVPAKFTRLHAPGDYAHRRKQGGGRDAFASNAQRMGQVGTVDDDEGVIFQVSESGLKKKKPKLRWNRFKWVLFFATSVLFIYGMATLVCAILVWLNIFYQSDVIRVGNRTELIISTVAAAMILFTSLLGFAGIFLNNRAFLAVFTLLLWVDFGLLVAPGYITYKQKTFNLEGKINSQWSRDLGAEGRLRIQDALRCCGYFSPFVEATVSPLCYSRSNFPGCKSQYLHLERRVLGIWFTVSFAIVPAHVLIILAALLCSNHVTYRFGKGLMPERYRLDLGSMAVIMDEYAGQIAAQYGPTVAQEAMERSSINLATPTPSRSEYDVSLLSVPNSRRGSSSNLEAMRRGALPGSTRGVSLYDPSNPRSSMDLRPESSLGGHTPNASGTVRYLETATTTGGGIGSHSGGHQASESVVSFNDDHRHR from the exons CCTCGCATCCAAGCTCAACCCCCAGTCTGATCCTCAGCGCCGTTCATCCCACTCGGGGTCTCTTCTGTCCCCTCTCGATCCAAACTCACCTCAGTCCGGGTCGAGGGAAAACTACTACGGTAGACCAAGCTCGCCAACATATTCCGATCAAATGTCAAGCAATAACCACGGTCAACCCCAGGAAGTTTCATGCCGAATCGACGATGATCTCGTTCCTCCCGTTGCACCGTTTGTCCCTCAAGTTGACTCTTCACTCTCCTCTCGAAGGAGTAGTATTTCATTCCTTGGCGACAAGGATTCTCTCAAGAACCGAGCTTCATCATTATCTCTGAACTACGTTCCTGCAAAGTTTACGCGTCTTCATGCTCCTGGTGACTACGCCCATCGACGAAAGCAAGGGGGTGGTCGAGATGCATTTGCATCCAATGCTCAACGAATGGGTCAAGTCGGTACCGTagacgatgatgagggtGTTATTTTTCAGGTCTCAGAGTCGggcttgaagaagaagaagccgaAACTTAGGTGGAATCGGTTTAAATGGGTTTTGTTTTTCGCAACAAGTGTC CTCTTCATTTACGGTATGGCTACTCTTGTCTGCGCCATTTTAGTCTGGCTCAACATCTTCTACCAATCCGACGTCATTCGCGTTGGTAACCGCACGGAACTCATCA TTTCAACTGTTGCGGCGGCGATGATCTTATTCACATCTCTTCTCGGATTTGCCGGTATTTTTTTAAACAACCGTGCCTTTTTGGCTGTTTTCACTCTTTTGCTATGGGTTGACTTTGGTCTCCTTGTCGCTCCTGGCTACATTACTTACAAGCAAAAGACCTTCAATCTGGAAGGGAAAATCAACTCTCAGTGGTCTAGAGACCTTGGAGCAGAGGGTCGATTGAGAATTCAGGATGCT TTGCGATGTTGTGGCTACTTTTCTCCATTCGTTGAGGCCACTGTGTCCCCCCTCTGTTACTCTAGATCCAATTTCCCGGGCTGCAAATCTCAATATCTTCATCTTGAACGTCGCGTTCTTGGGATCTGGTTTACAGTGTCGTTCGCCATTGTCCCCGCCCACGTTCTCATCATTCTCGCCGCTCTGCTCTGCTCAAATCACGTTACCTATCGCTTCGGTAAGGGATTGATGCCCGAAAGATACAGGTTGGATTTGGGAAGTATGGCTGTCATTATGGACGAATATGCTGG ACAAATTGCTGCTCAATACGGCCCCACTGTTGCCCAGGAAGCCATGGAGCGATCGTCTATTAACCTGGCCACCCCCACCCCCTCCAGGTCCGAATACGATgtttctcttctctctgTTCCCAATTCCCGTCGCGGTTCCTCGTCGAACCTCGAGGCCATGCGACGCGGTGCGTTGCCCGGAAGTACTCGCGGTGTATCATTATATGACCCGTCGAACCCTAGATCTAGTATGGACCTCAGGCCAGAGAGTTCTTTGGGTGGACACACTCCCAACGCAAGCGGAACTGTAAGATATTTGGAAACGGCAACGACTACGGGGGGCGGTATTGGCAGTCACAGCGGTGGCCACCAGGCTAGCGAGTCGGTGGTATCGTTCAATGACGATCACCGCCATCGATAA